GCGTGAATTTGATATTGGATCTGATTCGAGGACAGCCAGATCAATGCTAACAACCTCTGCTACAAAATACATGTATTTTGGGCATCACAAATGTGCCAGTACGTGGATTTTGAGGATCATAACAGCCGTGTGCGAGAATATGGGATTGCGGCTTGCGAAGTACGTTGATCTGACACCGAAAGATATCGAAGAAGTAGATTTTATCGCTGACACGGGAGCAGATGTTGCTCATCTAGAAACGTTGGATTCCAGGCAAGTCTTGGGCTTTCATGTGATTCGTGATCCACGAGATATCGTCGTTAGTGCATATTTCTCACATCGGTATTCGCATCCACTTGCTCCGTGGCTTGAAGAACAGCGCCGAATCTTATCGGAAGTAAATTTTGAAGAAGGCATTCGCACATCAATCGATTTTCGTGCGAAGCAGTTCCAGGAGATGTCCAATTGGGATTATGAAAATCCAAATATCTTCGAGACGCGCTTTGAAACGATCACCAAGTCATCCTTGGACGAATTTACTGCTATATTTCGTTTCCTGGGCTTATATCCGCATCTGATTACGCAGCGCATGCTGGCGGAGATCGTCGATTACAACAATTATCGGCGCTTGTCGGAAGGAAGGGAGTATGGTGTTGAAAACGTTCACCATCATTATCGCAAGGGCATTTCTGGGGATTGGGTGAATTGCTTTTCAAAGAGGAACAAGGACTACTTCAAGCAGCGTTATGGTTCAATGTTGATCTACCTGGGGTATGAACCGGACTTGGATTGGTGAGGAAGCAAAATTCGGCTTATACTTCATTCCCAACACGTGGGCAGCTATTTGCACATTCGGATTATTCTTAGCACCAATCGACTAGCACGCAGCGATATGAATTCAATGTAGAATAAAAAAAGAACCAGTCCGCCGGGAAAAGAATTCAAAGGTTGTAGTGTCTCAGGTTGGAAGAGAACCAAGTGAGTGTAAAGCGTAAATACCTATTATTATTCGTAGTACTAATCGTGATTGCTTGTCTTGGCTTGACATCGTTTCGCGTCCAGGCATTCTTGGGAATGCGCGGCCCACTGCCGCTTCCCCAAGGTGTGCAACAGGAGAAGCTCGCCGTTTTCGACGCCCTTTTCGATCAGACTCAACAAGAAGGCCGGGTGCGTTTGATCCTCGAGTTGAACGTGTCCTTCAAACCGGAGGGGGAGTTGTTCAGCGGCTTGAGCCGACGCGTGCAGCGCTATTTGATATCCAAAGCCCAAAATCGTGTGAGTGACCGCCTCAAAGCATTCCGTGCCCGGATCGTTCGGGATTTCGAATTCGTGCCCTACATGCTCGTCGAGGTGGACGCAAACGGCCTGGCGGACCTGGCCAGCAATCCGGATGTGTTTCGTATGCAGCAGGATCGTCCGCAGCCTCCGACGCTCCAGGTCAGTGTGCCTTTGATCGGTGCGACCGCGGCGTGGGGAGAGGGATATACGGGATCCGGCCAGGCGATCGTCATCCTGGATACCGGCGTGCAGGGTTCGCACGATTTTCTCAGCGACAAGGTTGTGGCCGAGGCGTGTTTCTCCACGACGGCGGGTGGGGCAGATCCTTCGACGACTCTTTGCCCGGATGATTCCGAGGAGCAAATCGGCACGGGAGCCGGCGTTAACTGCCCGCTCGGCACGTACGGATGTGAACATGGCACGCATGTCGCCGGTATCGCTGCAGGAAACGGTGCGAGCTTCTCAGGTGTGGCTAAAGATGCGGACATTATTGCCGTACAGATCTTCTCCGAATTCAGCGATCCAACGTGTTCAACGTTCGGAATGACCAGTCCGTGCGTATTGACCTGGACATCGGATCAAATTGCGGCATTAAACTGGGTCTATTCCATCCAATCCAGCTACAACATCGCCGCCGTCAACATGAGCCTGGGGGGTGGACAATATACGAGCAATTGCGATTCGGATCCGCGCAAGGCCTCGATCGATAACTTGCGTTCGGTGGGCATCGCCACCGTCATCGCTTCGGGCAACAGCAGTTTCCGGGAGGCCATCGGGGCACCGGCGTGCATATCATCGGCGGTGAGCGTAGGCGGAACGACGGACAGCGATACGATGTACACGTACTCGAACGTGTCTTCCTTCCTTTCCCTGTTGGCGCCCGGCTCGTGGATATATTCTTCGATCCCGGACAACACATATGCCGAAATGAGCGGCACCTCGATGGCCGCGCCGCACGTCGCCGGCGCCTGGGCGCTGATCCGTTCCAAGGCACCTGGCGCCTCTGTGGACGAAATCTTGAACGCACTTCAAACGACCGGCGTGCTGATCGACGACAACCGCAGTGGCGGGGTGGTTACCGACATGCCGCGCATCCAGGTGGACTCCGCCCTGGCGTTGTTCGAGGAAGCGACCGAGACGCCGACGGCAACCGATACGAGTACAGCAACGGCCACACATACTCCCACTTCCACATCCACATCAACGGCAACACCAACTTCGACGGAAACCCCG
The window above is part of the Anaerolineales bacterium genome. Proteins encoded here:
- a CDS encoding sulfotransferase domain-containing protein produces the protein MCENMGLRLAKYVDLTPKDIEEVDFIADTGADVAHLETLDSRQVLGFHVIRDPRDIVVSAYFSHRYSHPLAPWLEEQRRILSEVNFEEGIRTSIDFRAKQFQEMSNWDYENPNIFETRFETITKSSLDEFTAIFRFLGLYPHLITQRMLAEIVDYNNYRRLSEGREYGVENVHHHYRKGISGDWVNCFSKRNKDYFKQRYGSMLIYLGYEPDLDW
- a CDS encoding S8 family serine peptidase, translated to MTSFRVQAFLGMRGPLPLPQGVQQEKLAVFDALFDQTQQEGRVRLILELNVSFKPEGELFSGLSRRVQRYLISKAQNRVSDRLKAFRARIVRDFEFVPYMLVEVDANGLADLASNPDVFRMQQDRPQPPTLQVSVPLIGATAAWGEGYTGSGQAIVILDTGVQGSHDFLSDKVVAEACFSTTAGGADPSTTLCPDDSEEQIGTGAGVNCPLGTYGCEHGTHVAGIAAGNGASFSGVAKDADIIAVQIFSEFSDPTCSTFGMTSPCVLTWTSDQIAALNWVYSIQSSYNIAAVNMSLGGGQYTSNCDSDPRKASIDNLRSVGIATVIASGNSSFREAIGAPACISSAVSVGGTTDSDTMYTYSNVSSFLSLLAPGSWIYSSIPDNTYAEMSGTSMAAPHVAGAWALIRSKAPGASVDEILNALQTTGVLIDDNRSGGVVTDMPRIQVDSALALFEEATETPTATDTSTATATHTPTSTSTSTATPTSTETPTSTATGTATATYTSSPTSTNSSTPTPTATATPTNTATPTAIFEDVPYGHWAFDYINALYNAGYVAGCSSEPLLYCPDNTMSRAEAAVFVERGIKDLSFFPDDPT